The proteins below come from a single Falco peregrinus isolate bFalPer1 chromosome Z, bFalPer1.pri, whole genome shotgun sequence genomic window:
- the HSPB3 gene encoding heat shock protein beta-3, with protein MAEAVIRHWVETPVRYQEQFAAQELEAHRLDHSLYALPGPSTAALSSRRCVTESTDGARNSVPEEENARFRVLLDVVQFRPEDIIIQTFEGWLLIKAQHGPRMDEHGFISRSFTRQYKLPDGVENKDLSALFCHDGILVVEMKNSVGEN; from the coding sequence ATGGCAGAAGCTGTTATAAGGCACTGGGTGGAAACCCCCGTACGCTACCAAGAGCAGTTTGCTGCCCAAGAGCTGGAAGCGCACAGGCTGGACCACTCTTTATATGCTTTGCCGGGCCCTTCTACAGCTGCACTGAGCAGCAGAAGGTGTGTCACTGAAAGTACAGATGGAGCCAGGAATAGTGTCCCGGAGGAGGAAAACGCACGCTTTCGGGTCTTGCTGGACGTTGTGCAGTTTCGACCTGAAGATATCATTATTCAGACTTTTGAAGGCTGGCTCCTGATCAAAGCCCAGCATGGACCCAGGATGGACGAACACGGTTTCATATCCAGAAGCTTTACCAGACAATACAAATTACCCGATGGAGTGGAGAACAAAGACTTGTCTGCGCTTTTCTGCCACGATGGCATTTTGGTTGTTGAAATGAAGAACTCGGTGGGAGAGAATTAG